One region of Qipengyuania gaetbuli genomic DNA includes:
- a CDS encoding PilZ domain-containing protein — protein sequence MTIQQRLTPRHATNVVLDCLVSRQRVQAILCDVSPTGCRVELFDASAEPGAMLIFEIDDRLAFAGQVVWVQGVEAGVQFTRPLLPQILAALDVRPS from the coding sequence ATGACGATACAGCAGCGCCTCACTCCGCGTCACGCCACGAATGTCGTGCTCGACTGCCTCGTTTCGCGGCAACGGGTCCAGGCGATCTTGTGCGACGTCTCCCCCACCGGTTGCCGCGTCGAACTGTTCGATGCCTCGGCAGAGCCAGGTGCAATGTTGATCTTCGAAATCGACGACCGTCTTGCCTTCGCGGGACAAGTCGTCTGGGTCCAGGGGGTGGAAGCTGGCGTGCAGTTCACCCGACCCCTCCTGCCGCAAATCCTCGCCGCGCTGGACGTGAGGCCTAGCTAA
- a CDS encoding J domain-containing protein, which yields MPKARRSNDWGFPRWRGYDASREAAPVRLCDRHGCEEVGDCPAPKAPNSPERWMFCQAHAAEYNRGWDYFEGLDKAEKEARAKAERTENAGYAEAQHYGWAGSGDGSRSADEMRALEVLDLEADADFATVKKAFRARAKEVHPDVKPGDKGAAAQFQKYSLAYEILKSAEERREWKG from the coding sequence GTGCCTAAGGCGCGGCGCTCCAACGATTGGGGATTTCCCCGCTGGCGCGGTTACGACGCCAGCCGCGAAGCCGCGCCCGTGCGCCTGTGTGACCGGCACGGGTGCGAGGAAGTCGGCGATTGTCCCGCTCCCAAGGCACCCAACAGTCCCGAGCGCTGGATGTTTTGCCAGGCCCATGCCGCCGAATACAATCGCGGTTGGGACTATTTCGAAGGCCTCGACAAGGCCGAGAAGGAGGCCCGCGCCAAGGCAGAGCGAACCGAGAATGCCGGCTATGCCGAGGCACAGCATTACGGCTGGGCAGGCAGCGGCGACGGATCGCGCAGCGCCGACGAGATGCGCGCGCTCGAAGTGCTCGACTTGGAGGCCGATGCCGATTTCGCGACCGTGAAGAAGGCATTTCGCGCCCGGGCCAAGGAAGTGCACCCCGACGTCAAGCCGGGCGACAAGGGTGCAGCGGCACAGTTCCAGAAATATTCGCTCGCCTACGAAATCCTAAAATCTGCCGAGGAAAGACGCGAATGGAAGGGCTGA
- the pal gene encoding peptidoglycan-associated lipoprotein Pal, whose protein sequence is MNTRFATVAVLTSALALAACSKKAPEELPPPPEDVATPTPTPTSTGPAVGSMQHFIAAVGQSNTVVYFETDRYNIDAEDSAKLQTQAQYFSQYPQINFTIEGHADERGTREYNLALGERRANAAKNYLVSIGIPANRIRTVSYGKERPVALGSNESAWALNRRAATITIN, encoded by the coding sequence ATGAATACCCGTTTCGCTACTGTCGCTGTGCTGACCTCCGCGCTGGCCTTGGCCGCGTGCTCGAAGAAGGCTCCGGAAGAGCTGCCGCCGCCGCCGGAAGATGTCGCGACGCCGACCCCGACGCCGACCTCCACCGGACCGGCGGTGGGCTCGATGCAGCACTTCATCGCCGCCGTCGGACAGTCGAACACGGTCGTCTATTTCGAGACCGACCGTTACAACATCGACGCCGAGGACAGTGCCAAGCTGCAGACGCAGGCGCAGTATTTCAGCCAGTATCCGCAGATCAATTTCACGATCGAAGGCCATGCCGACGAACGCGGAACGCGCGAGTATAACCTTGCCCTGGGCGAGCGCCGCGCCAATGCGGCGAAGAACTACCTCGTCAGCATCGGTATTCCGGCCAACCGCATCCGCACCGTCAGCTACGGCAAGGAACGCCCCGTGGCGCTCGGTTCGAACGAATCCGCATGGGCACTCAACCGCCGCGCCGCGACGATTACGATCAACTGA